Genomic window (Flavobacteriales bacterium):
CCCCGGCGCTGGATGGCGGCTATACGGTGAGGGAGGTGCAACATGAACAGGCATTGGTGCTCGGCGCGGAGGCCGACCGCATGGGCGGGCATATCCGCACCACGTGGGCTTTCGCGCTGGAGCCGATCGGCAGCGACGCCTCGCGGTTGGTCACGCGTGTGCGCGGTGAGGGCACACCGCCGTGGTCAGCGTGGTTGCAGGGCGCGGTGCTCTTCCCGCCGGTGCATGCGCTGATGCAACGGGTGCAGCTGAAGAACCTGAAGCGATTGGCGGAGCAACGCGCTTGCGAACGGTTTGCTCCATCACAATCGGTTGAACACTAGGTTGGACCCATGTGGTGGAAATCCCTCCTCTTCTGGTTCCTGCTCATGGCGCTCGCCATCGGCAATGGCACCGTGCGCATCAAGTTCATCATCCCGCACACCGGGCTCACCATGGGCCTCGCCATCAGCACGGTGATGCTGTGCGCGCTGATCCTCGTTGCCACCTGGCTCGGCATCCGCTGGCTGGGTCCAGCTGATGCGAAACAGGCGTGGGGCATCGGCCTGCTCTGGCTCGCCATGACGCTCGCCTTCGAGTTCGGCGCCGGGCACTTCCTCTTCAAGAAGCCATGGAGCGAACTGTTCTACGATTACAACATCGCGCAGGGCCGCATCTGGTTGCTGGTGCCGATCGTGACGGCGATGGCTCCATGGTGGATGGCGAAGGTGCGAGGGCTGTTCAACTAGCAGCGCTGGCAGGCGCAATCCTCTTCACGATCCACGCCGCGCCGAAGGCTTCCACCATGCTCCAGGGAATGGCTATGGTAAGGATGCCGAGGGGCAGCACGCCGAGGTTGCCGATCACGAGCCACATGAGCACGAAGCCGATGCCCCACGCCAGCGTCGCGGTCTCCACCAATGTGAAGCGCCTCGAGAGGATGAGGATCACCAGTGAAAAGGCCAGCGACCAGATGCCCCACACCGCGCCATTGATCGGCTCCGCGGGGAAGGCCAGACCAAGCGCCGTGTAGTGCGCAGACCAATGTTCGACCAGCACCAACTGGTTGCGGATGAACTCGTTGGTGGCAATCCATATGGTAGCGACCAGCACGGAGGTGATCGAACGAAGGGCCATCGATGCGAACGTATCCAACAGAATGCAATGGCGCAATCGGCAAGGATCTCGGAGCCACCTGGATCGGCATCCGATGGCTGGGTCCTGCTCATGCGAAGCAGGCTTGGAGCAACGGACTGCTCTGACTGGTGATGACGCTCGCCTTCGAGTTCGGGGCCGGGCACTTCCTATTCAAGAAGCCATGGAGCGAATTGCTCTACGACTACAACCTTGCGCAGGGCCGCATCTGGTCGCTGTTGCCGATCGTGACAGCGATGGCTCCTTGGTTGATGGCGAAGGCGCGCGGGCTGTTCGCTTGAGCTTGACCTGCGGCCTGAACAGCAGGAACACAACTACCGGGGAGGCGGCAGGCAGGCCAGCTGGGCGCCCACTGGATGTGAATCCAAAGGCATTGGCATCAAGCTGTCGTCGGGTTCGTTCTCGATGCGTTCCACGCGGTCCGGAGCCAGTGTCTCCATCACCACCTCCAGCGCGCAGGTGCGCTGCACGATGTCGAACCCGAACGGATCCGCATCCGCATGAATTGAGCGTTGTGCATGGAAGGCCGGTACGGTTTCATGATGGAACGAGCTCAGCAAGAACACCATTGCCAGGACCAGGAGAACCGAGCTTTTCACGCGCATGCTTCCAGCAATAGGCATCTAGGTTATGATGCCTTTGGCCGCAGCTGGCCGATAATGGGAGTCTTTAACGCTACATGCGGACCGCCGCATTGGTCTGCGCATTCGTTCATGCAACTGGCCCCCAGGCCCCTTTAGGAATACCGGGCCTTTGAAGGCTCCGAAGCGCGAATGCGGGTATAAGCCCTTGCGCATGCAGGGTGCTCGACGAGGTGCTGCTCATCGACAGGAAGGTGCAGGAGTCGTTGATGCCTGGTTGGATGAGCCATTGCGCCATGCCTGCGCCGATCGCGCCTCTCACCCGGCCTGTGCAACGCCCCGTCTCTTCAGCAAGCCCGCGCATACGAGGCTGATCAACAGTCCCACCGGCAGGATCTCCGTGTAGGTGATACCGGCCTTGAAGACCGGGTTGTTGTTGTACAGCTCCATCATCTCATCCATCTCCTTCAGCTTGGCCTCCACCTCCGGTGCGGGCATGCCGCTGCTCTCCATCCGGGCCTTCTCGTGCTCATAATACTCGGCCATGAATTCCTGCCCGGTGGTGGCGCTGAGCACCATCCAGGAGGCCACGTACATGGTGGAGGCGATGAGGGTGATGTACAGCCCGATCAGGAAGGCCTTGCCGAAGGTGATCGCCCCGGCGTTCTGCTTGTCCCGGTAAGACTTCACCGCGAAGAAGATGGTGCTGAAGGCCACGACCATGGTGGTGTAGCCGATCCAGAGCCCGTTGTCGAAATCGTGCTCGCCGCTGCCGAGGGTGAGCCACATCATGACCGTTACGATGAGGCCGGCGATGAGGCCATAGGTGAGGACCGTCTTGTTCATGGGTTCGCTGTTTTGGCTGCGAAGCACGGCTGGCGGGGCCGCCCGACCCTCATCCTTTGGTATGGATCGGCACGCTCAAGGCGAAGATCCATACTTCGGTCGGACGGATTCATGCCAATATGCCCAGCTCCTTCGCCTTGTGAACGGCCTGGGTCCGGCGGCTCACATCCAGCTTCACGAAGAGGCTGGATGAGTGCGACTTCACCGTGGGCAGGGAGATGAAGAGCCGGTCGGCGATCTCCTGGTTGGAGCAGCCCTTGGCCATGAGCCCGAGCACTTCCAATTCGCGCGCGCTGATGCCCAGGTCGGCGATGGCCGCCTTGTTCGGCGGTTGGGAAGGAGCGTGGTCCGTGGCAGCTACCGGCGCCGCCGCCTGCCGGCCTTCGAGCAGTTTTTTCCCCACCCAGATGCCCAGCGCAGTGAAGAGCAGGGCCACCACGCCGATGTACACCTCCATGCGCAGGTCGCGGATCCAGAACTTGTACTCGGCGTACTTCAGCGCGAAGACCAAGGCGGCCATGGCCAGGCCGTAGAGCACCATGGTGCGCCAGAATCCGGTGCTGCGCGGTTCGGCGGTTGCGGACATGCGGCCCGAAGTTCGGGATTCGCCACATCACGCCCATCCAAGTACTCGGGCGCGGCGAACCGGTTGGCCGCGAAGTATCCCAAGGGATCACAGGTGACCATCCATCATCATCCGCGTGATCCGGGCCTCGATTGCCTGGAAGGCTCGTGAATCACCGGCTGCTGAATCGTGCCGGGCGTGATCGCTGCGATGATGCTTTGGGCGAGCTATGCCGCGTGAGCCGCAGCGGTCAGCCGGTCCAGCGCACGTCGCGACTTCCACCGACTGGTAGCGAACATCCACCACAACCCGCCGGGGACCGCGAGGATCAACAGGAGCATGAACCAGCGCGGACCATCCATGGCATTGGTGCGCACCACTTGGACCAGGAAGCCGACCGTGACCAGGCTCGCGATCAACGCCACCCGAGCAGGCCAAGGCGAAGGCATGCTGTCCGTGCCCGCGGTGAGGTCGCGGAAGGCGAACGTGTCGAACTCATCACGGCCGCCGCGCCCCACGAGCGCTTCCACCCGATGGCCGGGGCGCACCGGTCCACCGGCCCGTTCGTCCACCAGGAAGCGTTCCCCATCCTCCAGTTCGACCACGAAGTACACCACCGTGTGGTAGCCCTCGCGCGACAGGTCGTCCCGCGCACG
Coding sequences:
- a CDS encoding DNA-binding response regulator; the protein is MSATAEPRSTGFWRTMVLYGLAMAALVFALKYAEYKFWIRDLRMEVYIGVVALLFTALGIWVGKKLLEGRQAAAPVAATDHAPSQPPNKAAIADLGISARELEVLGLMAKGCSNQEIADRLFISLPTVKSHSSSLFVKLDVSRRTQAVHKAKELGILA
- a CDS encoding DUF4199 domain-containing protein codes for the protein MNKTVLTYGLIAGLIVTVMMWLTLGSGEHDFDNGLWIGYTTMVVAFSTIFFAVKSYRDKQNAGAITFGKAFLIGLYITLIASTMYVASWMVLSATTGQEFMAEYYEHEKARMESSGMPAPEVEAKLKEMDEMMELYNNNPVFKAGITYTEILPVGLLISLVCAGLLKRRGVAQAG